The following proteins come from a genomic window of Trifolium pratense cultivar HEN17-A07 linkage group LG4, ARS_RC_1.1, whole genome shotgun sequence:
- the LOC123921129 gene encoding probable LRR receptor-like serine/threonine-protein kinase At3g47570 isoform X1 → MMTFKSTFLLCFAIKMLVYNCLPIATTVALSLSSETDKLALLALKEKLTNGVPDALPSWNESLHFCEWQGVTCGRRHMRVSALRLTNQTLGGILGPSLGNLTFLRELNLTNINLHGEIPKQIGRLKRLQLLNLKNNKLQGEIPIELSNCTNIKVINLLQNQLTGRVPTWFESMKKLTRLFLGTNNLVGTIPSSLKNLSSLQRLSLTENHLEGRIPYSLGRLSSLILLYLASNDLSGEIPHSLYNLSNIKYFDIGENELFGSLPSNLNLVFPNLVDFMVGENQITGNFPSSISNLTKIERVFIGENYFHGPIPITLGRLNKLELLIISVNNFGSGGVLDLDFLSSLINCTRLSKLEFHQNNLGGELPELIGNFSTQLSWLDMGDNQIYGVIPESIGQLIGLTYLGFENNSFEGIIPYSIGNLNNLVSLSFQENKLSGNIPISIGNLTMLSELYLNKNKLEGSIPFNLRYCTQLQILRISDNKLSGDIPNQTFGYLSGLIGLDLSSNSLTGTIPSEFSSLKHLSVLYLHSNKLSGEIPNELGACLSITDLYLERNFFHGNIPLFLASSLKSLENLNLSRNNLSSIIPRDLENLTFLNTMDLSFNNLYGEVPSGGVFSNVSTIFLTGNKNLCGGIPQLKLPPCFDLPSKKHRKHLKKKLIIIGVIGVGLISFIAFIIVHFLTRKPKRLPSSPSLQNENLRVTYGELHEATNGFSASNLVGTGSFGSVYKGSLLHFERPIVVKVLNLQTRGAAKSFMAECKALGKMKHRNLLKILTCCSSIDYNGEDFKAIVFDFMPNGSLENLLHDIEGSENHNLNFTQRVDIALDVAHALDYLHNGTDQVLVHCDVKPSNVLLDDDIVAHLGDFGLARLILGATGHSSKDQVNSSTIKGTIGYLPPEYGAGGPVSPEGDIYSYGILLLEMLTGKKPTNNMFYENLSLHKFCKMKISEDILDIVDSCLLIPFAEDQTRVVENNTKQCLMMFAEIGVACSEEFPSQRMLIKDVIVKLLAIKQKLSC, encoded by the exons ATGATGACTTTTAAGTCGACCTTTCTACTATGCTTTGCTATCAAAATGTTGGTCTACAACTGCCTTCCAATAGCAACAACAGTTGCTCTTTCTTTGAGTTCAGAGACTGATAAGCTTGCTTTGCTTgctttaaaagaaaaacttacAAACGGTGTACCGGATGCTCTGCCATCATGGAATGAGTCTTTACATTTCTGTGAATGGCAGGGTGTTACATGTGGTCGCCGTCACATGAGAGTCTCTGCTTTGCGTTTGACAAATCAAACATTGGGTGGTATTCTTGGACCATCTTTGGGAAATCTAACATTTCTCAGGGAGCTCAACCTTACAAACATCAACTTGCATGGTGAAATTCCAAAGCAAATTGGTCGTTTGAAGCGGTTGCAACTTCTAAACTTAAAAAACAACAAGCTTCAAGGAGAGATTCCTATAGAGCTTAGTAACTGCACAAATATCAAGGTAATTAATTTGCTGCAAAATCAACTCACAGGAAGAGTTCCCACATGGTTTGAATCAATGAAGAAACTTACTAGATTGTTTCTTGGTACCAATAATCTAGTTGGTACTATTCCATCTTCCCTGAAAAATCTTTCATCACTCCAAAGGTTGTCACTTACAGAAAATCACTTGGAAGGAAGGATACCTTATTCATTGGGTAGGTTGTCGAGTTTGATACTATTGTATCTAGCTTCAAATGATTTGTCAGGTGAAATTCCTCATTCTCTTTACAACCTatcaaatattaaatattttgatatcGGGGAAAACGAGTTATTTGGTAGTCTTCCATCAAATTTGAATCTTGTTTTTCCCAACCTTGTAGACTTCATGGTAGGAGAAAACCAAATAACTGGAAATTTTCCATCTTCAATATCCAACCTCACTAAAATCGAAAGAGTTTTTATAGgagaaaattattttcatgGGCCAATACCTATTACTTTGGGCCGATTAAATAAACTTGAATTGCTTATTATTAGCGTAAATAATTTTGGGAGTGGAGGGGTTCTCGATTTGGACTTTCTTTCCTCGTTAATCAATTGTACTCGATTGTCAAAACTAGagtttcatcaaaataatttagGTGGTGAATTGCCGGAACTTATAGGAAACTTTTCTACCCAACTTAGTTGGCTTGACATGGGGGATAATCAAATATATGGAGTGATACCGGAAAGTATTGGACAACTTATCGGTTTAACTtacttaggctttgaaaacaaTTCATTTGAGGGAATAATTCCATATTCAATTGGAAACCTTAATAATCTAGTAAGTTTGAGCTTTCAAGAAAACAAATTATCTGGTAATATTCCTATAAGTATAGGCAATCTTACTATGTTGTCTGAActatatttgaataaaaataaattagaaggTAGCATTCCATTTAACCTGAGATATTGCACCCAACTACAAATATTAAGAATTTCTGATAACAAATTGAGTGGTGATATACCCAATCAAACATTTGGCTATCTAAGTGGTTTAATAGGTCTTGACCTGTCTAGCAACTCCTTAACTGGCACCATTCCTTCAGAGTTTAGTAGCTTGAAACATCTTTCAGTATTGTATTTACACTCAAATAAATTGTCTGGTGAAATACCAAATGAACTTGGCGCTTGTTTGTCAATAACAGATTTATATTTAGAGAGAAATTTCTTTCATGGAAATATACCTTTGTTCTTGGCCTCCTCTTTGAAGTCCCTTGAAAACTTAAACCTTTCTAGAAATAATCTCTCGAGCATAATCCCTCGTGACCTAGAAAATCTAACATTTTTGAATACCATGGACTTGTCGTTTAACAATCTATATGGAGAGGTTCCCTCAGGAGGTGTGTTTAGCAATGTATCAACCATTTTTCTAACTGGAAATAAGAACCTTTGTGGAGGAATACCTCAATTGAAGCTTCCTCCATGTTTTGATTTGCCCTCCAAGAAACACAGAAAACATCTCAAAAAGAAACTTATCATCATCGGTGTAATTGGTGTGGGTTTGATTTCTTTCATAGCTTTTATAATTGTCCATTTTCTCACGAGAAAGCCCAAAAGGTTACCGTCTTCACCATCTTTGCAAAATGAGAACTTGAGGGTTACTTATGGCGAACTACATGAAGCAACCAATGGATTTTCTGCATCTAACTTGGTAGGAACCGGAAGCTTTGGATCTGTTTACAAAGGATCACTTCTCCACTTTGAAAGACCTATTGTTGTAAAGGTGTTGAATCTTCAAACACGTGGAGCAGCAAAGAGTTTCATGGCAGAATGCAAGGCTCTAGGAAAGATGAAGCACCGAAATCTTCTAAAGATATTAACTTGTTGTTCAAGTATTGATTATAATGGCGAAGATTTCAAGGCTATTGTGTTTGACTTCATGCCTAATGGGAGTCTAGAAAACTTGTTGCATGATATTGAAGGGTCTGAAAATCATAATCTCAACTTCACACAAAGGGTAGACATTGCTCTTGATGTAGCCCATGCACTTGATTATCTTCACAATGGTACAGATCAAGTTCTAGTTCACTGTGATGTTAAGCCAAGCAATGTTCTTCTCGATGATGACATTGTAGCCCACTTGGGAGACTTTGGCTTAGCTAGGCTCATTCTTGGAGCCACGGGACATTCAAGTAAAGATCAAGTTAATTCATCTACAATTAAGGGAACTATAGGATACCTTCCTCCTG AGTATGGAGCAGGTGGTCCAGTATCACCAGAGGGAGATATCTACAGCTATGGAATTTTGCTGTTGGAAATGCTCACTGGAAAGAAGCCAACAAATAACATGTTTTATGAGAATCTAAGTCTACATAAATTTTGTAAGATGAAAATTTCAGAAGACATTCTTGACATAGTGGATTCATGTTTGCTTATTCCATTTGCCGAAGATCAGACACGGGTTGTGGAAAACAACACTAAACAATGTCTAATGATGTTTGCTGAAATAGGAGTTGCATGTTCTGAAGAATTTCCTTCTCAAAGAATGCTCATAAAAGATGTTATAGTGAAGTTGCTTGCAATTAAACAGAAGTTGTCTTGCTAA
- the LOC123921129 gene encoding probable LRR receptor-like serine/threonine-protein kinase At3g47570 isoform X2, producing the protein MMTFKSTFLLCFAIKMLVYNCLPIATTVALSLSSETDKLALLALKEKLTNGVPDALPSWNESLHFCEWQGVTCGRRHMRVSALRLTNQTLGGILGPSLGNLTFLRELNLTNINLHGEIPKQIGRLKRLQLLNLKNNKLQGEIPIELSNCTNIKVINLLQNQLTGRVPTWFESMKKLTRLFLGTNNLVGTIPSSLKNLSSLQRLSLTENHLEGRIPYSLGRLSSLILLYLASNDLSGTGSFGSVYKGSLLHFERPIVVKVLNLQTRGAAKSFMAECKALGKMKHRNLLKILTCCSSIDYNGEDFKAIVFDFMPNGSLENLLHDIEGSENHNLNFTQRVDIALDVAHALDYLHNGTDQVLVHCDVKPSNVLLDDDIVAHLGDFGLARLILGATGHSSKDQVNSSTIKGTIGYLPPEYGAGGPVSPEGDIYSYGILLLEMLTGKKPTNNMFYENLSLHKFCKMKISEDILDIVDSCLLIPFAEDQTRVVENNTKQCLMMFAEIGVACSEEFPSQRMLIKDVIVKLLAIKQKLSC; encoded by the exons ATGATGACTTTTAAGTCGACCTTTCTACTATGCTTTGCTATCAAAATGTTGGTCTACAACTGCCTTCCAATAGCAACAACAGTTGCTCTTTCTTTGAGTTCAGAGACTGATAAGCTTGCTTTGCTTgctttaaaagaaaaacttacAAACGGTGTACCGGATGCTCTGCCATCATGGAATGAGTCTTTACATTTCTGTGAATGGCAGGGTGTTACATGTGGTCGCCGTCACATGAGAGTCTCTGCTTTGCGTTTGACAAATCAAACATTGGGTGGTATTCTTGGACCATCTTTGGGAAATCTAACATTTCTCAGGGAGCTCAACCTTACAAACATCAACTTGCATGGTGAAATTCCAAAGCAAATTGGTCGTTTGAAGCGGTTGCAACTTCTAAACTTAAAAAACAACAAGCTTCAAGGAGAGATTCCTATAGAGCTTAGTAACTGCACAAATATCAAGGTAATTAATTTGCTGCAAAATCAACTCACAGGAAGAGTTCCCACATGGTTTGAATCAATGAAGAAACTTACTAGATTGTTTCTTGGTACCAATAATCTAGTTGGTACTATTCCATCTTCCCTGAAAAATCTTTCATCACTCCAAAGGTTGTCACTTACAGAAAATCACTTGGAAGGAAGGATACCTTATTCATTGGGTAGGTTGTCGAGTTTGATACTATTGTATCTAGCTTCAAATGATTTGTCAG GAACCGGAAGCTTTGGATCTGTTTACAAAGGATCACTTCTCCACTTTGAAAGACCTATTGTTGTAAAGGTGTTGAATCTTCAAACACGTGGAGCAGCAAAGAGTTTCATGGCAGAATGCAAGGCTCTAGGAAAGATGAAGCACCGAAATCTTCTAAAGATATTAACTTGTTGTTCAAGTATTGATTATAATGGCGAAGATTTCAAGGCTATTGTGTTTGACTTCATGCCTAATGGGAGTCTAGAAAACTTGTTGCATGATATTGAAGGGTCTGAAAATCATAATCTCAACTTCACACAAAGGGTAGACATTGCTCTTGATGTAGCCCATGCACTTGATTATCTTCACAATGGTACAGATCAAGTTCTAGTTCACTGTGATGTTAAGCCAAGCAATGTTCTTCTCGATGATGACATTGTAGCCCACTTGGGAGACTTTGGCTTAGCTAGGCTCATTCTTGGAGCCACGGGACATTCAAGTAAAGATCAAGTTAATTCATCTACAATTAAGGGAACTATAGGATACCTTCCTCCTG AGTATGGAGCAGGTGGTCCAGTATCACCAGAGGGAGATATCTACAGCTATGGAATTTTGCTGTTGGAAATGCTCACTGGAAAGAAGCCAACAAATAACATGTTTTATGAGAATCTAAGTCTACATAAATTTTGTAAGATGAAAATTTCAGAAGACATTCTTGACATAGTGGATTCATGTTTGCTTATTCCATTTGCCGAAGATCAGACACGGGTTGTGGAAAACAACACTAAACAATGTCTAATGATGTTTGCTGAAATAGGAGTTGCATGTTCTGAAGAATTTCCTTCTCAAAGAATGCTCATAAAAGATGTTATAGTGAAGTTGCTTGCAATTAAACAGAAGTTGTCTTGCTAA